In the genome of Zobellia nedashkovskayae, the window GATGCCGGACCTCACGGGACTTGAGTTTTCTAAAATGTTACCAAAGCACACTCGGGTAGTTTTTACTACGGCTTTTGATGAGTATGCCTTAGAAGGCTTTAAAGTAGAGGCTTTAGACTACTTACTTAAACCTTTTGATTATGCTGAGTTTTTATCTGCAGCAAACAAAGCTTTGGAATGGTTTACGTTGGTTAAAGGAAATAGTCAAACCTCGGTTTCTGATAAAAAGGAGTTTCTATTTGTAAAATCGGAATACAAACAAGTGCGCATTAAACTGTCCGATGTCCTGTATTTTGAAGGTTTAAAAGATTACATAAAAATATGGCTAAAGGATAATCCCAAAGCTATTTTAACGCTTATGAGTTTAAAGTCTTTGGAAGAGGAACTTCCGCAGACTGAATTTA includes:
- a CDS encoding LytR/AlgR family response regulator transcription factor — its product is MEVIELTCMIVDDEPMALNLVESYVAKTPFLVLKKKCSSAIEALQFINKEPVDLLFLDIQMPDLTGLEFSKMLPKHTRVVFTTAFDEYALEGFKVEALDYLLKPFDYAEFLSAANKALEWFTLVKGNSQTSVSDKKEFLFVKSEYKQVRIKLSDVLYFEGLKDYIKIWLKDNPKAILTLMSLKSLEEELPQTEFMRVHRSFIVSLKNIEIIERSQIIINKQRITVSEQYKPKFLEYINDNSLNS